The proteins below are encoded in one region of Micromonospora yangpuensis:
- a CDS encoding ABC transporter ATP-binding protein — translation MTTVALKDVSKVFRNGTLAVDNVTLDVHDGEFMVLLGPSGCGKSTVLRMIAGLEDPTRGAVLLDGELANDLPPQDRRIAMVFQDFALYPHMTVRENISFPLRLAGIEPAPRGERVADVASALGIGDVLGRKPSQLSGGQRQRVAMGRAIVRRPGLFLMDEPLSNLDSGLRAELRAEISALTRELGVTTIYVTHDQAEALTMADRVAIMRRGVLQDVGTPTQVYGRPATLYVAAFLGSPRMNLLEASVYVHLDRYVQLKLGEQSLYLPWTDIRSRAVAHYHGERIVVGMRAEALTPVVPDDPGDVLRGRIRYLEHHGHESLAFLDIGATAVVVDEMGAPVEVTEPGQRGLRRLGRVVQRLAGRPVEPAPPPAPATDRRGGSVLSDPGRHHRRPAELAVRLAPYPTVTAGHPLTVSVRMDALHFFDERGGRIDIGWR, via the coding sequence GTGACCACCGTCGCGCTGAAGGACGTCAGCAAGGTGTTCCGCAACGGGACGCTCGCGGTCGACAACGTCACCCTCGACGTGCACGACGGCGAGTTCATGGTGCTGCTCGGCCCCTCGGGGTGCGGCAAGTCGACGGTGCTGCGGATGATCGCCGGGCTGGAGGACCCGACCCGGGGCGCGGTGCTGCTCGACGGGGAGCTCGCCAACGACCTGCCACCGCAGGACCGCCGGATCGCCATGGTCTTCCAGGACTTCGCGCTCTACCCGCACATGACGGTGCGGGAGAACATCTCCTTCCCGCTGCGGCTGGCCGGGATCGAGCCGGCCCCGCGCGGCGAACGGGTCGCCGACGTGGCCAGCGCGCTGGGCATCGGTGACGTGCTGGGCCGCAAGCCGAGCCAGCTCTCCGGCGGGCAGCGGCAGCGGGTGGCGATGGGCCGGGCGATCGTCCGCCGGCCCGGGTTGTTCCTGATGGACGAGCCGTTGTCCAACCTGGACAGTGGGCTGCGCGCGGAACTCCGGGCCGAGATCTCCGCCCTCACCCGGGAGTTGGGCGTCACCACCATCTACGTCACCCACGACCAGGCCGAGGCGCTGACCATGGCCGACCGGGTGGCGATCATGCGGCGCGGTGTCCTGCAGGACGTCGGCACCCCGACCCAGGTGTACGGCCGACCGGCCACCCTCTACGTCGCGGCCTTCCTCGGCAGTCCCCGGATGAACCTGCTGGAGGCCTCGGTCTACGTCCACCTCGACCGGTACGTCCAGCTCAAGTTGGGTGAGCAGTCGCTCTACCTGCCCTGGACCGACATCCGCAGTCGGGCCGTGGCGCACTACCACGGTGAGCGGATCGTGGTGGGGATGCGCGCCGAGGCGTTGACCCCGGTGGTGCCCGACGACCCGGGCGACGTGCTGCGCGGGCGGATCCGGTACCTGGAGCACCACGGGCACGAGTCGCTGGCCTTCCTCGACATCGGGGCCACCGCGGTCGTGGTGGACGAGATGGGCGCCCCGGTCGAGGTGACCGAGCCCGGCCAGCGTGGGCTGCGTCGGCTCGGGCGGGTCGTGCAGCGGCTGGCCGGTCGGCCGGTGGAGCCGGCACCGCCGCCGGCACCGGCCACCGACCGGCGCGGCGGCAGCGTGCTCAGCGACCCCGGCCGGCACCACCGGCGGCCGGCGGAACTGGCCGTGCGTCTGGCCCCGTACCCGACGGTCACCGCCGGCCATCCGCTGACCGTCTCGGTACGCATGGACGCCCTGCACTTCTTCGACGAGCGGG
- a CDS encoding bifunctional glycosyltransferase/CDP-glycerol:glycerophosphate glycerophosphotransferase, whose amino-acid sequence MTLISFVVPAFRVQGYLRECLDSILGQPFADFEVIGVDDCSPDDSGEILAGYADRDARVRVLRLAENVGLGPARNAGLDRAVGEYVWFLDSDDWLAPDCLPEVAARLRESGPDVLIVDHVRRHWNETASPSALAEVFPAGVETDTFALAERPETLRLLHTAWNRLLRREFLLTSGLRFASGWYEDVSFTYPTLLAAERISVLDLVCVNYRQRRAGAITRTRGERHFEVFDQWDRVFRWLDGQGPEPQRLRPVVFERMLWHYLTVLGNGERIAPALRPAFFDRITAEVARRRPADALPSPGGTAGLKQRLVAGGHWHTFTALRLAHQATDTARARLTATRHRIHPVARATRDTLWQQYYRAELRRPVDETLAVYAAYWYRGYACNPAAVYEAARRLVPQVRGVWIVRADRVGSLPDGVEYVVAGTPAYHRVLARARWLVNNVNFPDFVRKRPGTVHVQTHHGTPVKVMGLDQQRYPVGAVGMNFAGLLRRVDRWDFSITANSFSTQMWERAYPADYTTLEYGYPRNDRLVTATAAEVRRLRARFGVTGAEPVVLYAPTHREHLPGYRPPFRPVQLLDTLGPGGRLLVRSHYFHDRDPARRSASAERILDVSGHDRVEDLYLAADVLVTDYSSAMFDYAVLDRPIVVYAPDHEAYRLARGVYLDVTAEPPGAVATDFAGLVELFRSGAVDAPAARQARQRFRARYCALDDGHAAERVVRRVFLGQHPENR is encoded by the coding sequence ATGACGCTGATCAGCTTCGTCGTGCCGGCCTTCCGCGTGCAGGGCTACCTGCGCGAGTGCCTGGACTCGATCCTCGGCCAGCCGTTCGCCGACTTCGAGGTGATCGGCGTCGACGACTGCTCGCCGGACGACAGCGGGGAGATCCTGGCCGGGTACGCCGACCGGGACGCCCGGGTCCGGGTGCTCCGGCTGGCCGAGAACGTCGGGCTCGGTCCGGCCCGCAACGCCGGGCTGGACCGGGCCGTCGGCGAGTACGTCTGGTTCCTCGACTCCGACGACTGGCTGGCCCCGGACTGCCTGCCCGAGGTGGCGGCCCGGCTGCGCGAAAGCGGGCCGGACGTGCTGATCGTCGACCACGTGCGGCGGCACTGGAACGAGACGGCCAGCCCCAGCGCGCTGGCGGAGGTCTTCCCCGCCGGCGTCGAGACGGACACCTTCGCGCTGGCCGAGCGGCCGGAGACGCTGCGGCTGCTGCACACCGCCTGGAACCGGCTGCTGCGGCGGGAGTTCCTGCTCACCTCGGGGCTGCGCTTCGCGTCCGGCTGGTACGAGGACGTCTCGTTCACCTACCCGACGCTGCTGGCCGCCGAGCGGATCTCGGTGCTGGACCTGGTCTGCGTCAACTACCGGCAGCGGCGGGCCGGGGCGATCACCCGGACCCGGGGGGAGCGGCACTTCGAGGTCTTCGACCAGTGGGACCGGGTGTTCCGCTGGCTGGACGGGCAGGGGCCGGAGCCGCAACGGCTGCGACCGGTGGTCTTCGAACGGATGCTCTGGCACTACCTGACCGTGCTCGGCAACGGTGAGCGGATCGCCCCGGCCCTTCGTCCGGCCTTCTTCGACCGGATCACCGCCGAGGTGGCCCGCCGCCGGCCGGCCGACGCCCTCCCGTCGCCCGGCGGGACGGCCGGGCTCAAGCAGCGGCTGGTGGCCGGCGGGCACTGGCACACCTTCACCGCGCTGCGCCTGGCCCACCAGGCCACCGACACCGCCCGCGCCCGGCTGACGGCGACCCGCCACCGGATCCACCCGGTGGCGCGGGCCACCCGCGACACGCTCTGGCAGCAGTACTACCGGGCCGAGCTGCGCCGGCCGGTGGACGAGACGCTGGCCGTCTACGCCGCCTACTGGTACCGGGGGTACGCGTGCAACCCGGCCGCCGTCTACGAGGCGGCCCGCCGGCTGGTGCCGCAGGTCCGGGGGGTGTGGATCGTCCGCGCCGACCGGGTGGGCAGCCTGCCCGACGGGGTCGAGTACGTGGTGGCGGGCACGCCCGCGTACCACCGGGTGCTGGCGCGGGCCCGGTGGCTGGTCAACAACGTCAACTTCCCCGACTTCGTCCGCAAACGGCCGGGCACGGTGCACGTGCAGACCCACCACGGCACCCCGGTCAAGGTGATGGGGCTGGACCAGCAGCGGTATCCGGTGGGCGCGGTCGGGATGAACTTCGCCGGGCTGCTGCGGCGGGTGGACCGGTGGGACTTCAGCATCACCGCCAACAGCTTCTCCACCCAGATGTGGGAGCGGGCGTACCCGGCGGACTACACCACCCTGGAGTACGGCTACCCCCGCAACGACCGGCTGGTCACCGCCACCGCAGCCGAGGTACGCCGACTGCGGGCCCGGTTCGGCGTCACCGGTGCCGAGCCGGTGGTGCTCTACGCCCCGACCCACCGGGAACACCTGCCCGGATACCGGCCGCCGTTCCGGCCGGTGCAGCTGCTCGACACCCTCGGCCCCGGCGGGCGGTTACTGGTGCGCAGCCACTACTTCCACGACCGGGATCCCGCCCGCCGGTCGGCCTCGGCGGAACGGATCCTCGACGTGAGCGGCCACGACCGGGTGGAGGATCTCTATCTCGCCGCCGACGTGCTGGTCACCGACTACTCGTCGGCGATGTTCGACTACGCGGTGCTGGACCGGCCGATCGTCGTCTACGCCCCCGACCACGAGGCGTACCGGCTGGCCCGGGGGGTCTACCTGGACGTGACCGCCGAGCCGCCGGGTGCGGTGGCGACCGACTTCGCCGGGCTGGTGGAGCTGTTCCGCAGCGGTGCGGTGGACGCGCCCGCGGCCCGGCAGGCCCGGCAGCGCTTCCGGGCCCGGTACTGCGCCCTCGACGACGGCCACGCCGCCGAACGGGTGGTCCGACGGGTCTTTCTCGGTCAGCATCCGGAAAACAGGTAA